Proteins from a single region of Pseudomonas quebecensis:
- the efeO gene encoding iron uptake system protein EfeO produces MKKSTIALSLLMTLSPLAAFAATAPLDLVGPVSDYKIYVTEEIGELVTQTQAFTAAINKGDLATARKLYAPTRVHYESIEPIAELFSDLDASIDSRVDDHEKGVTAEDFTGFHRIEYALFSQNSTQGLEALTAKLNTDVNDLKTRVDGLTFPPEKVVGGAAALLEEVAATKISGEEDRYSHTDLYDFQGNIDGAKKIVDLFRSQIEKQDKAFLAKVDKNFASVDKILAKYKTPNGGFQTYDKVKENDRKALVGPVNTLAEDLSMLRGKLGLN; encoded by the coding sequence ACCCTTTCACCGCTGGCAGCCTTTGCCGCTACCGCGCCGCTGGACCTGGTGGGCCCGGTGTCGGACTACAAGATCTACGTCACCGAAGAAATCGGTGAGCTGGTGACCCAGACCCAAGCCTTCACGGCGGCAATCAACAAGGGCGACCTGGCCACCGCCAGGAAACTTTACGCGCCGACCCGCGTGCACTACGAGTCCATCGAGCCGATCGCCGAGCTGTTCAGCGACCTCGACGCCTCCATCGACTCGCGCGTCGACGACCACGAAAAAGGCGTGACCGCCGAAGATTTCACCGGTTTCCACCGCATCGAATACGCGCTTTTTTCGCAGAACTCGACCCAAGGCCTGGAGGCACTGACCGCCAAGCTCAACACCGACGTCAACGACCTCAAGACCCGCGTCGACGGCCTGACCTTCCCGCCGGAAAAAGTCGTAGGCGGTGCTGCAGCGCTGCTCGAAGAAGTTGCTGCCACCAAGATCTCCGGCGAAGAAGATCGCTACAGCCACACCGACCTGTATGACTTCCAGGGCAACATTGACGGTGCGAAGAAAATCGTCGACCTGTTCCGCAGCCAGATCGAAAAACAGGACAAGGCGTTCCTGGCCAAGGTCGACAAAAACTTTGCCAGCGTCGATAAGATCCTGGCCAAGTACAAGACCCCCAATGGCGGTTTCCAGACCTACGACAAGGTCAAGGAAAACGACCGAAAAGCGCTGGTGGGGCCGGTCAACACCCTGGCCGAAGACCTGTCCATGCTGCGGGGCAAGCTGGGCTTGAACTGA